The stretch of DNA GGCCTGGCCCACTCCCCGGAAGGCCGGCACATCTTCCCCCGCATGACCATCGAGGACAACCTCCGCCTCGGCGCCTACCTCCGCAAGGACACCGAAGGCATCAACAAGGACATTCAGCACGCCTGCGATCTGTTCCCCATACTCGGAGAACGAAAAAAGCAGGCAGCGGGCACACTCTCGGGCGGCGAACAGCAAATGCTCGCCATGGGCCGCGCCCTCATGTCGCAGCCCAAACTCCTCATGCTCGACGAACCCTCCATGGGCCTCTCACCCATCATGATGCAGAAAATCATGCAGACCATCAGAGAGCTCAAGGCAGAGGGCACCACCATTCTCCTCGTCGAGCAGAACGCCCAGGCCGCACTGTCACTCGCCGACCAGGGACACGTCATGGAGATCGGCAACATCGTTCTCTCAGGCACAGGACAGGACCTCCTCACCGACGAATCCGTCCGCAAGGCCTACCTCGGCGAGGACTGACGCACCCACCCGCACACCCGCACACGAAGAGGGGCCCGCACCCGGACAATCCGGCTGCGGGCCCCT from Streptomyces tsukubensis encodes:
- a CDS encoding ABC transporter ATP-binding protein, with protein sequence MTALLEVDDLTVAYGKIEAVKGISFTVQEGEVVTLIGTNGAGKTTTLRTLSGLIKPSCGNVIFNGKTLGKYRADEIVSLGLAHSPEGRHIFPRMTIEDNLRLGAYLRKDTEGINKDIQHACDLFPILGERKKQAAGTLSGGEQQMLAMGRALMSQPKLLMLDEPSMGLSPIMMQKIMQTIRELKAEGTTILLVEQNAQAALSLADQGHVMEIGNIVLSGTGQDLLTDESVRKAYLGED